From Paenibacillus sp. PK3_47, the proteins below share one genomic window:
- the rlmN gene encoding 23S rRNA (adenine(2503)-C(2))-methyltransferase RlmN translates to MKPLIYDFSLEELQQWAKDNGEPAFRGGQIFDWLYVKRVNDFESMSNLSKALRAKLDEQFSINALTEITKLESKDGTVKFLFGLHDDHAIETVIMKHNYGNSVCVTTQVGCRIGCTFCASTLGGLKRDLTAGEIVAQVVRSQQILDARGERVSSIVIMGTGEPFENYDATMRFLRLMIHEKGLNIGQRHITVSTSGIVPNIYKFADEDTQINLAISIHAPNDALRSKLMPVNRRYPFDDVIESLRYYQAKTGRRISFEYALIGGVNDQPEHAKELAGVLKSMLCHVNLIPVNHVPERKYVRTSRNDIFEFQRILADQGVNVTIRREQGHDIAAACGQLRAKHMELR, encoded by the coding sequence ATGAAACCTTTAATATATGATTTTTCTCTGGAAGAGCTGCAGCAGTGGGCCAAGGATAACGGTGAGCCTGCTTTCCGCGGCGGCCAGATTTTTGACTGGCTGTATGTGAAGCGAGTGAATGACTTTGAATCCATGAGCAACTTGTCTAAGGCGCTGCGGGCCAAGCTGGATGAACAGTTCAGTATCAATGCCCTGACTGAAATTACGAAGCTGGAATCGAAGGACGGTACGGTGAAATTCCTGTTTGGACTGCATGACGATCATGCCATCGAAACAGTTATTATGAAGCATAACTATGGCAACAGTGTCTGCGTAACAACACAGGTAGGCTGCCGGATCGGCTGCACCTTCTGTGCATCAACGCTCGGGGGGCTGAAACGCGACCTGACAGCAGGTGAAATTGTTGCCCAGGTTGTCCGTTCCCAGCAAATTCTGGATGCCCGCGGTGAGCGCGTAAGCAGTATTGTAATTATGGGTACAGGCGAGCCGTTCGAAAATTATGATGCCACCATGAGATTCCTGCGCCTGATGATTCATGAAAAAGGCCTGAACATCGGCCAGCGCCACATTACCGTCTCCACCAGCGGAATTGTTCCGAACATCTACAAATTTGCTGATGAAGATACCCAGATCAATCTGGCGATTTCGATCCATGCGCCTAACGATGCATTGCGCTCCAAGCTGATGCCTGTTAACCGCCGTTACCCGTTTGACGATGTTATTGAATCACTGCGTTATTATCAGGCCAAGACCGGGCGCCGGATCAGCTTCGAATATGCCCTGATCGGCGGGGTCAATGACCAGCCGGAGCATGCGAAGGAGCTGGCCGGCGTGCTTAAGAGCATGCTGTGCCATGTTAACCTCATCCCGGTTAATCATGTGCCTGAACGCAAATATGTACGGACTTCCCGCAATGATATTTTTGAATTTCAGCGTATTCTGGCCGACCAGGGTGTGAATGTAACGATCCGCCGTGAGCAGGGCCATGATATTGCGGCCGCATGCGGACAGCTGCGCGCCAAACATATGGAGTTGAGGTGA
- a CDS encoding Stp1/IreP family PP2C-type Ser/Thr phosphatase yields MIRTVHASDIGRVRTVNEDSVWIGATRHGYTLGIIADGMGGHLAGDTASRLALESMRSTLDELQPELSKEELGTALSSAIKEANHTVHSEASRDEKYHNMGTTVVSVLLKGTAGYIGHVGDSRAYLVKDGAAFQLTEDHTLVNELFKNGQISLEELGSHPRRNVLTRAMGTDAEVTADLAPVSLAPGELLLLCSDGLSNFVSQEHLGKVAGIREISLEERADRLLQLALLAGGGDNISVALLEHQGEAAAPETKEWNR; encoded by the coding sequence TTGATCAGAACAGTTCATGCCAGCGACATTGGCCGGGTACGTACGGTAAATGAGGATTCTGTCTGGATCGGCGCCACGCGCCACGGTTATACACTCGGCATTATAGCCGATGGAATGGGCGGACATTTGGCTGGAGATACCGCGAGCAGGCTCGCTCTGGAGAGTATGAGGAGCACGCTCGATGAACTTCAGCCCGAACTGTCAAAGGAAGAGCTTGGAACTGCGCTCTCCTCTGCAATTAAGGAAGCCAACCACACCGTTCACAGTGAGGCTTCGCGTGACGAGAAGTACCACAACATGGGTACGACTGTTGTATCGGTTCTGCTGAAGGGGACCGCAGGCTATATTGGCCATGTCGGTGACAGCAGAGCTTATCTTGTGAAGGACGGTGCTGCATTTCAGTTAACCGAGGATCATACGCTGGTCAATGAGCTGTTCAAGAACGGCCAGATCAGCCTGGAGGAGCTTGGCAGCCATCCCCGCCGCAATGTACTGACAAGAGCGATGGGGACGGATGCAGAGGTAACTGCGGATCTGGCGCCTGTCAGTCTGGCGCCCGGTGAGCTGCTGCTGCTGTGCAGCGACGGGCTCAGCAATTTTGTCAGCCAGGAGCATCTGGGCAAGGTTGCAGGAATCCGGGAAATATCCTTAGAGGAGAGAGCGGATCGCTTGCTTCAGCTGGCGCTGCTTGCCGGGGGTGGCGATAATATCAGCGTCGCTTTGTTGGAACATCAAGGAGAGGCCGCTGCGCCCGAGACAAAGGAGTGGAATAGATGA
- the pknB gene encoding Stk1 family PASTA domain-containing Ser/Thr kinase — MIGHELGGRYQVIERIGGGGMALVYRAHDILLNRNVAIKVLRNQFVHDEEFIRRFRREAQSAASLSHPNVVSIYDVGQEEDIHYIVMEYIEGHNLNEIIKERAPLQVDEAVRIASQICDALDHAHQNQIIHRDIKPHNILIGRNGRVKVTDFGIARAVTSTTITQTGSVVGSVHYFSPEHAKGVTTGEKSDLYSLGIVLYQMLTGVLPFLGESPISVALKHLQEEFEEPRVLNPLIPQSVENVILRSMRKNPDERYQSAKQMLQDLETCLLPERRSEAKSTFHDDDEDEDRTRIIPAIKPLQRGLGARNSGEDRLRSMAKEEDDEPPVPSKRKWGRPALWIGLTLFILIAMGSVVWYVNSKLSVAEVTVPKVTGYELEEATAMLAEAGLLVEDPPTMEYNPNFAENVVWEQNKKEGTVVKEGTHIILKVSTAKTKYYVPSLSGKSYDEAVQALIAEGVAQSRISQDPRFSEDFPEGQVIGSEPAEGNEYDPETAAVKIIVSKGEESIEMPDLIGSSESQAKKLIEGAGLVLDEVKEEASYSIEKGKVMEQWPYEEGDLVSKGDKVKISISTGFPPEALNYTFNVPVAPSSDGKKTQIRIVYSDARNDGEPQEWGTRTIGKSQVLSVNLVLAPNKDGAVSLYQDGEYIEAFEIRYSDAKNGTVPQPEPPVTETPAPPTPAPTETPQPDPTIEPEILPPGSEEEEEADETAGNVDQTGFVTESPNSNASLKALTNNGNNGKKEKHQNKGNGKDKDY, encoded by the coding sequence ATGATCGGTCACGAACTGGGCGGCCGTTATCAAGTCATCGAACGGATCGGTGGAGGTGGCATGGCGCTTGTATACAGGGCGCATGACATCCTGCTTAACCGGAACGTCGCCATTAAAGTATTGCGCAATCAATTTGTGCATGATGAAGAGTTTATCCGCAGATTCAGACGGGAAGCTCAGTCCGCCGCATCTCTGTCTCATCCGAATGTGGTCAGTATATATGATGTAGGGCAAGAAGAAGACATTCATTATATTGTTATGGAATATATCGAAGGCCATAATCTGAACGAGATTATCAAAGAACGGGCGCCGCTCCAGGTGGACGAGGCGGTACGCATCGCTTCACAAATTTGTGATGCACTGGATCATGCACACCAGAATCAGATTATTCATCGTGATATTAAGCCTCATAACATTCTGATCGGACGTAACGGAAGGGTGAAGGTAACGGATTTCGGGATTGCCCGGGCGGTTACCTCGACAACGATCACCCAGACCGGTTCGGTAGTAGGTTCGGTACATTATTTCTCACCGGAGCATGCCAAAGGTGTAACTACCGGAGAGAAATCTGACCTTTATTCATTGGGTATTGTATTATACCAGATGCTTACAGGAGTATTGCCGTTCCTGGGCGAAAGCCCGATCAGTGTTGCGCTGAAGCATCTGCAGGAGGAGTTCGAAGAGCCGCGTGTGCTGAATCCGCTGATTCCGCAAAGTGTGGAGAATGTGATTTTGAGATCCATGCGCAAGAACCCGGATGAGCGTTATCAGTCTGCCAAGCAAATGCTGCAGGATCTGGAGACCTGTCTGCTGCCAGAACGGCGCAGCGAAGCCAAAAGCACATTCCATGATGATGACGAGGATGAGGACAGAACGCGGATTATTCCGGCGATCAAACCGCTCCAGCGTGGTCTCGGTGCCCGGAACAGCGGGGAAGACCGCCTGCGCAGTATGGCAAAGGAAGAAGATGACGAACCTCCGGTTCCATCCAAGCGGAAGTGGGGACGTCCCGCATTATGGATCGGACTTACTCTGTTTATACTGATAGCAATGGGCAGCGTGGTTTGGTATGTGAACTCCAAATTGTCGGTGGCCGAGGTTACCGTACCTAAGGTTACGGGCTACGAGCTTGAAGAAGCAACAGCTATGCTGGCCGAGGCGGGACTTCTTGTAGAAGATCCGCCGACAATGGAATATAACCCTAACTTTGCAGAGAATGTCGTATGGGAACAGAACAAAAAAGAAGGCACGGTAGTCAAAGAGGGAACTCATATTATTCTCAAGGTAAGCACCGCGAAGACCAAATACTATGTCCCGTCCTTATCCGGAAAAAGCTACGATGAGGCTGTTCAAGCGCTGATTGCGGAAGGTGTGGCACAAAGCCGGATCAGCCAGGATCCGCGTTTCAGCGAAGATTTCCCGGAAGGCCAGGTAATCGGCTCTGAACCGGCGGAAGGAAACGAATATGATCCGGAGACAGCGGCGGTCAAAATCATTGTCAGCAAAGGCGAAGAAAGTATAGAAATGCCTGACCTCATCGGCTCGTCGGAATCCCAGGCGAAGAAGCTGATTGAAGGTGCCGGCCTGGTGCTGGATGAAGTCAAGGAAGAAGCCTCCTATTCCATCGAGAAGGGAAAGGTCATGGAACAATGGCCTTATGAGGAAGGCGACCTTGTCTCCAAAGGGGATAAAGTTAAAATCTCCATAAGTACGGGATTCCCGCCGGAAGCATTGAACTATACCTTTAATGTGCCGGTGGCACCGTCAAGCGACGGCAAGAAGACACAAATCCGCATTGTGTATTCCGATGCCCGTAATGACGGTGAACCGCAGGAGTGGGGAACACGCACGATTGGGAAAAGTCAGGTACTGTCTGTGAACCTGGTTCTGGCGCCTAACAAGGATGGAGCGGTCTCGCTTTATCAGGATGGCGAGTATATTGAAGCTTTTGAAATCCGGTATTCGGATGCCAAGAACGGCACGGTTCCGCAGCCGGAGCCTCCGGTAACAGAGACGCCGGCGCCGCCAACTCCGGCACCGACAGAAACGCCGCAGCCTGATCCGACCATTGAGCCGGAAATTCTGCCTCCGGGATCTGAAGAGGAAGAAGAGGCGGATGAGACTGCCGGGAATGTAGATCAGACAGGTTTTGTTACGGAGAGTCCGAACAGTAATGCCAGCCTCAAAGCGTTAACGAACAACGGAAATAACGGCAAAAAGGAAAAGCATCAGAACAAAGGCAACGGCAAGGATAAAGATTATTAA
- the rsgA gene encoding ribosome small subunit-dependent GTPase A: MPEGIIIKALSGYYYVKPLQDGSIATGEETVQCRGRGIFRKKGTAPLVGDRIIYGLTENGEGTVDEILPRESELIRPPVANVNLAVLLFSLREPDMNLNLLDKFLVHIEHAGLEPLIVLTKQDLADDDHEATREVKELYERIGYEVMVTSSLTGSGSEQLRDRLAGGVSVFAGQSGVGKSTLLNRLVPGLELETGEISLRLGRGRHTTRHVELMDIGNGGFVADTPGFSQLDFLELGVEELSVCFREFASYAENCKFRGCSHLHEPGCRVLDAVEAGEIAGSRYEHYKLFYNEMKDKKRRY; the protein is encoded by the coding sequence ATGCCTGAAGGAATCATCATCAAAGCATTAAGCGGTTATTATTACGTCAAGCCGCTCCAGGACGGGTCTATTGCCACCGGGGAGGAGACTGTACAATGCCGGGGCCGGGGGATTTTTAGAAAGAAGGGAACTGCGCCCCTTGTCGGGGACCGGATCATTTATGGTCTCACCGAAAACGGTGAAGGCACGGTTGATGAAATTCTGCCTCGGGAATCCGAACTGATCCGTCCTCCTGTAGCTAATGTTAACCTGGCGGTGCTGCTCTTCTCATTGCGTGAACCGGATATGAATCTCAATCTGCTCGATAAGTTCCTGGTTCATATTGAACACGCGGGACTGGAGCCGCTGATCGTACTTACGAAGCAGGATCTGGCCGATGACGATCATGAAGCGACCAGAGAGGTCAAGGAACTCTATGAGCGCATTGGTTATGAAGTGATGGTCACCAGTTCATTAACCGGCTCGGGAAGCGAGCAGCTGCGGGACCGTCTCGCCGGGGGCGTAAGCGTCTTCGCCGGACAATCAGGTGTCGGCAAATCAACGCTGCTGAACCGGCTCGTGCCAGGACTTGAGCTTGAAACAGGTGAAATCAGTCTTCGGCTGGGCCGCGGGCGTCATACTACCCGCCATGTGGAACTGATGGATATCGGCAACGGCGGCTTCGTAGCGGATACTCCGGGATTCAGCCAGCTGGATTTTCTGGAATTAGGGGTGGAGGAGCTGTCGGTATGCTTCAGGGAATTCGCATCCTATGCGGAGAATTGCAAATTCCGCGGCTGCAGCCATCTGCATGAGCCGGGCTGCCGGGTTCTGGATGCTGTTGAAGCAGGTGAAATAGCCGGCAGCCGCTATGAACATTACAAACTTTTTTACAATGAGATGAAAGACAAAAAGCGGAGGTACTAA
- the rpe gene encoding ribulose-phosphate 3-epimerase → MIIIAPSLLSADFAALGAEVAEAEKCGGDWLHVDVMDGRFVPNITLGPPVVKAVKANTSVPLDVHLMIENPERYIADFAAAGASVITVHAEACVHLHRVVHQIKELGLMAGVAINPGTPASAVREVLEDVDMVLVMTVNPGFGGQAFIPGTLRKIRQIREWANEINHSNLRIEVDGGIAEETAPLVVEAGADVLVAGNAVFGRSDRAAAIKAIREAAGSAVR, encoded by the coding sequence ATGATAATTATCGCCCCATCATTGTTGTCAGCGGATTTTGCAGCACTGGGTGCTGAGGTTGCGGAAGCGGAGAAGTGCGGAGGGGACTGGCTGCACGTGGACGTCATGGACGGGCGTTTTGTTCCCAATATCACACTGGGGCCGCCGGTAGTCAAAGCTGTAAAGGCAAATACCTCGGTGCCGCTTGATGTTCATTTAATGATCGAAAATCCGGAGCGCTACATAGCTGACTTTGCCGCTGCAGGCGCATCGGTAATCACTGTACACGCCGAGGCCTGTGTACATCTGCACCGTGTGGTGCATCAGATCAAGGAGCTGGGGCTTATGGCGGGTGTTGCCATTAATCCCGGTACTCCGGCTTCTGCGGTCCGTGAGGTGCTTGAGGATGTCGATATGGTGCTGGTTATGACCGTCAATCCCGGTTTTGGGGGACAGGCCTTTATTCCGGGTACACTCCGTAAGATCCGCCAGATCCGCGAGTGGGCGAATGAGATCAATCACAGCAATTTGCGCATTGAGGTGGACGGCGGAATTGCCGAGGAGACCGCTCCTTTAGTGGTTGAAGCCGGTGCTGATGTTCTGGTGGCAGGCAATGCCGTGTTCGGGCGGAGTGACCGTGCAGCCGCGATCAAGGCGATCCGTGAGGCAGCAGGGTCAGCCGTCCGTTAA
- the spoVM gene encoding stage V sporulation protein SpoVM, giving the protein MKFYTFKLPKFLGGFVKAILNTFQKS; this is encoded by the coding sequence ATGAAATTTTACACGTTTAAGCTGCCGAAATTTTTGGGAGGTTTTGTCAAGGCAATATTGAATACTTTTCAGAAAAGTTAA
- the rpmB gene encoding 50S ribosomal protein L28 translates to MSRKCTVTGKKPSSGNHVSHANNRNRRSWGVNVQKVRILVNGKPKRVYVSTRALKAGKVERV, encoded by the coding sequence ATGTCCCGCAAATGTACTGTAACCGGCAAGAAACCGAGCAGCGGTAACCACGTGTCTCACGCAAACAACCGCAACCGTCGTTCTTGGGGAGTTAACGTTCAGAAGGTCCGCATCCTCGTGAACGGTAAACCGAAACGCGTATACGTCAGCACCCGTGCTTTGAAAGCCGGTAAAGTTGAACGCGTTTAG
- a CDS encoding DAK2 domain-containing protein, producing MSKRSINGTDFTAMVLAGAERLQQHAEHVNSLNVFPVPDGDTGTNMNLTMTAGANELKKNNTASVGQCAGVLSKGLLMGARGNSGVILSQLFRGLGRYAAQYDELNTQQFAAALQTGVDTAYKAVVKPVEGTILTVAKEAARHAVYFARRTTDINELMTEVLTRAKEALANTPELLPVLKQVGVVDSGGQGLVYIYEGFHQYLTSGSTAEPAPVQGQAPAAVPVSAAAAQPVLTKHEAVPSSVQSSAQSQLHTEDIEFLYDMEFFINRQLGVNAGADFDEEKFRKALSVNGDSIIVISDEETIKVHVHSKTPGDVLNLALLYGEITQIHILNMREQHRDLLTAGMDIAPMPDVFADIPEEKSSVQAPAVPPADDLAPYGFIAVSSGDGISEIFRSLGVDAVLAGGQTMNPSTEDFVNAISLISAKHVYILPNNSNIVLAAQQAKDLLEGEREITVIPSKSIPQGIAAAFAFQEDDTVDANTSNMLEAISQVKSGQVTNSVRDTVIEELEIKAGQYIGISNSKIVAASDDLLGASQALLSSMLENGDEIVTVLTGAETENGVTETLAGWLEENYPQVEVEIHEGGQPLYYYLFSVEA from the coding sequence TTGAGTAAGCGTTCTATAAACGGAACAGATTTTACCGCAATGGTACTCGCCGGTGCGGAAAGGCTGCAGCAGCATGCAGAGCACGTCAATTCCTTGAATGTGTTTCCGGTACCGGATGGAGATACGGGAACCAATATGAACTTAACGATGACTGCAGGCGCGAACGAATTGAAAAAGAATAATACCGCATCAGTCGGTCAATGTGCAGGCGTGCTTTCCAAAGGCCTTTTAATGGGCGCGCGGGGCAATTCCGGCGTTATTTTGTCTCAGCTGTTCAGAGGTCTCGGACGTTACGCTGCCCAGTATGATGAGCTTAACACGCAGCAGTTCGCGGCAGCGCTGCAGACCGGAGTGGATACAGCTTACAAGGCTGTGGTCAAACCGGTTGAAGGCACCATTCTGACCGTAGCCAAAGAAGCTGCAAGACATGCGGTGTATTTTGCCCGCCGTACAACTGATATCAACGAACTCATGACAGAAGTATTGACGAGAGCGAAGGAAGCGCTGGCGAATACGCCGGAGCTGCTGCCTGTGCTAAAGCAGGTTGGCGTCGTAGACTCCGGCGGACAGGGTCTGGTGTACATTTATGAAGGTTTCCACCAGTATCTGACGAGCGGAAGCACTGCTGAGCCGGCCCCTGTACAAGGACAAGCTCCTGCTGCCGTTCCGGTTTCAGCGGCTGCAGCGCAGCCTGTGCTGACCAAGCATGAGGCGGTGCCTTCATCCGTGCAGTCGTCTGCCCAGTCCCAGCTTCATACGGAAGATATTGAATTTTTATATGATATGGAGTTCTTCATTAACCGCCAGCTTGGCGTGAATGCAGGAGCGGATTTTGATGAGGAAAAATTCCGGAAAGCGTTGTCAGTCAACGGAGACTCCATAATTGTAATTTCCGATGAGGAGACCATCAAGGTACACGTGCATTCGAAGACACCGGGAGATGTGCTTAACCTTGCGCTGCTCTATGGTGAAATTACCCAGATCCATATTCTTAATATGCGGGAACAGCACCGCGATCTGCTGACAGCAGGGATGGACATTGCGCCGATGCCGGATGTTTTTGCAGATATTCCTGAGGAAAAAAGCAGCGTACAGGCACCGGCCGTTCCACCGGCGGATGACCTGGCTCCTTACGGCTTTATCGCTGTGTCTTCCGGCGACGGTATTTCTGAAATTTTCAGGAGCCTGGGTGTCGATGCCGTGCTGGCAGGCGGTCAGACCATGAATCCAAGCACAGAGGATTTCGTTAATGCGATTTCATTAATCTCCGCAAAGCATGTGTATATTCTGCCGAATAACTCCAACATCGTGCTCGCTGCACAGCAGGCCAAGGATCTGCTGGAAGGGGAGCGGGAGATAACCGTTATTCCGAGCAAGAGCATCCCGCAGGGAATTGCTGCTGCGTTTGCTTTCCAGGAGGATGATACTGTAGATGCCAATACCAGCAACATGCTTGAGGCCATTTCACAGGTTAAATCCGGGCAGGTAACCAATTCCGTACGGGACACTGTTATTGAGGAGCTGGAGATCAAGGCAGGCCAGTATATCGGCATTTCCAATTCCAAAATTGTTGCAGCTTCCGATGACCTGCTGGGTGCAAGCCAGGCTCTGCTCTCAAGCATGCTGGAGAATGGTGATGAGATCGTCACTGTCCTGACCGGTGCAGAGACAGAGAACGGTGTCACTGAAACTTTAGCCGGCTGGCTGGAGGAGAACTATCCGCAGGTGGAAGTCGAGATTCATGAAGGCGGGCAGCCGTTGTATTACTATCTTTTCTCGGTTGAAGCCTAA
- a CDS encoding DegV family protein has product MSRTVIVTDSTSDIPPALAEAYGIQIVPLTLMFGEESYRDNVDMTPEQFYERLPRAAQLPTTSQPSPVEYMNVYRTILERNPGSAILSFHISSGLSGTYQSAVLAKSMLEEEGEAITVVDSLSASYGFGFMVVEAARLAKEGKEPQEILETVEKLRQSRKLYFLVDTLEYLQKGGRIGKASAFLGTLLNIKPILSIDAEGIIYAVEKVRGRKKAIARMIELFKADLPGVNKINVAVGHTAEPAYGEEFLKELAGHFTLEEQVLTNIGPVVGSHVGNGTLAVFIWPA; this is encoded by the coding sequence ATGAGTCGAACCGTTATCGTCACAGACAGTACTTCGGATATCCCGCCGGCACTGGCGGAAGCTTACGGCATTCAGATTGTACCGCTGACCCTGATGTTCGGTGAAGAGTCTTACCGGGATAATGTCGATATGACACCGGAGCAGTTCTATGAGCGTCTTCCGCGTGCAGCACAGCTGCCGACGACCTCTCAGCCTTCTCCGGTTGAATATATGAATGTGTACCGCACCATCCTGGAGCGTAATCCGGGCAGTGCAATTCTGTCTTTCCATATCTCATCCGGGCTAAGCGGGACCTATCAGTCAGCGGTTTTGGCGAAGTCCATGCTGGAGGAGGAGGGGGAGGCCATCACTGTGGTGGATTCCCTGTCCGCTTCCTACGGTTTCGGGTTTATGGTAGTAGAAGCGGCGCGCCTAGCCAAGGAAGGCAAAGAACCGCAGGAGATTCTGGAGACTGTGGAGAAGCTTCGCCAGTCGCGCAAGCTATATTTCCTGGTCGACACGCTTGAATATCTGCAGAAAGGCGGCAGAATCGGCAAAGCTTCAGCGTTTCTGGGAACGCTGCTCAATATCAAGCCTATTCTCTCTATTGATGCAGAAGGTATTATTTATGCGGTTGAGAAGGTAAGAGGCCGCAAAAAAGCAATTGCCCGCATGATCGAGCTGTTCAAAGCGGACCTGCCGGGAGTGAACAAAATCAATGTGGCCGTGGGTCATACGGCTGAACCGGCATACGGCGAAGAATTCCTGAAGGAATTAGCCGGGCACTTCACCCTGGAAGAGCAAGTGCTGACCAACATCGGCCCTGTTGTAGGCAGCCATGTCGGCAATGGTACGTTAGCCGTATTTATCTGGCCCGCGTAA
- the recG gene encoding ATP-dependent DNA helicase RecG yields MQLSLDEIEVKQITGVSAQKQSELHAFGVFTVKDLLEYYPFRYEDFRPRSLSEVKHGDKATVVAKVIGIPVLQRFGGKSRLSCKVVAEPWMFTATWFNQHYIKEQLTVGREIVITGKWDQKRNAITVTDYEFPDRGEGKTGTLQPVYSVGGKITQSWIRKSINQALLQFGELIPEILPQVILRKYDFMPRKRAVATIHRPEDTREGQQGRRRMVYEELFLFQLKVQAFRVLTQGRMDGVVHTVDNATVRQFVRSLPFELTDAQKHVELEILKDMRSPSCMNRLLQGDVGSGKTVLAAIALFATVRSGFQGALMVPTEILAEQHMRSLTRMFEPFGITVGLLTGSVTGRKRKDLLASLQMGMIDVVVGTHALIQDDVFFRGLGLVVTDEQHRFGVNQRSILRRKGYNPDVLTMTATPIPRTLAITVFGDMDVSTLSERPKGRVPITTYWVKHDLMERVLKLVNREVDQGRQAYLICPLIEESEKLDVQNAIDLHVQMSQNFPNYSVGLLHGRMTPGEKDEVMRAFYNNEIQLLVSTTVVEVGVDVPNATLMIIMDADRFGLSQLHQLRGRVGRGQHASYCVLVADPKSEIGRERMTAMTDTDDGFEVSRRDLELRGPGDFFGTKQSGLPEFRLADMTADFEVLEQARDDVAELLRDASFWTSADYAPLRGYLQKEQIFQGDIID; encoded by the coding sequence ATGCAGCTATCACTTGATGAAATCGAAGTAAAACAAATAACTGGCGTGAGCGCTCAAAAGCAAAGCGAGCTTCACGCCTTTGGCGTCTTTACAGTGAAGGATCTGCTGGAATATTATCCGTTCCGTTACGAGGATTTCCGTCCGCGTTCGCTCAGTGAGGTCAAGCATGGTGACAAGGCAACCGTGGTGGCCAAGGTGATCGGTATACCTGTACTGCAGCGGTTCGGGGGCAAATCACGCCTCAGCTGTAAAGTGGTTGCCGAGCCGTGGATGTTCACCGCCACCTGGTTCAATCAGCACTATATCAAGGAGCAGCTGACAGTGGGGCGGGAAATCGTTATTACCGGCAAATGGGATCAAAAGCGTAACGCCATTACCGTCACAGATTATGAATTCCCTGACCGCGGGGAGGGAAAGACCGGTACTCTTCAGCCTGTATATTCTGTCGGAGGCAAGATCACACAATCGTGGATCCGCAAAAGCATCAATCAGGCGCTGCTGCAGTTCGGTGAGCTGATTCCGGAAATACTGCCGCAGGTCATCCTGCGGAAATATGACTTCATGCCCCGCAAACGGGCTGTAGCTACGATTCACCGGCCGGAGGATACCCGGGAAGGCCAGCAGGGCAGGCGCAGAATGGTCTACGAGGAGCTGTTCCTGTTTCAATTGAAGGTACAGGCTTTCCGGGTGCTCACCCAAGGGAGAATGGACGGCGTGGTGCACACCGTTGATAATGCAACTGTCCGCCAGTTTGTGCGCAGCCTGCCTTTTGAGCTGACGGATGCCCAGAAGCATGTAGAACTGGAGATTCTGAAGGATATGCGCTCCCCATCCTGTATGAACCGGCTGCTTCAGGGCGATGTTGGCTCTGGCAAAACCGTACTGGCGGCAATCGCGCTGTTTGCCACGGTGCGGTCGGGGTTTCAGGGAGCGCTTATGGTGCCGACTGAAATTCTGGCGGAACAGCATATGCGCTCCCTGACGCGGATGTTCGAACCGTTCGGCATCACAGTCGGGCTATTGACAGGCAGCGTGACCGGGCGCAAACGCAAGGATCTGCTTGCATCCCTGCAGATGGGCATGATTGATGTCGTTGTAGGCACGCATGCGCTGATTCAGGATGACGTATTCTTCCGCGGGCTGGGCCTTGTGGTCACGGATGAGCAGCACCGTTTCGGAGTCAACCAGCGCAGTATTCTGCGCCGCAAAGGTTATAACCCGGATGTGCTGACGATGACGGCAACCCCGATTCCGCGTACACTGGCAATTACAGTATTCGGTGATATGGATGTATCTACCCTGTCCGAGCGGCCGAAGGGGAGGGTCCCGATTACTACCTATTGGGTAAAACATGATCTGATGGAGCGGGTGCTGAAGCTGGTGAACCGCGAGGTTGATCAGGGACGGCAGGCTTATCTGATCTGTCCGCTGATTGAAGAGTCCGAGAAGCTTGATGTGCAAAACGCAATTGACCTGCATGTCCAGATGTCACAGAACTTTCCGAATTACTCGGTCGGACTGCTGCACGGACGGATGACTCCGGGCGAAAAAGACGAGGTTATGCGCGCCTTCTACAATAATGAGATTCAGCTGCTTGTATCTACGACAGTTGTAGAGGTTGGCGTCGATGTACCTAACGCAACGCTTATGATCATCATGGATGCTGACCGCTTTGGATTGTCACAGCTGCACCAGCTGCGGGGACGTGTCGGAAGAGGGCAGCATGCTTCCTACTGTGTGCTTGTAGCCGATCCGAAATCGGAAATCGGCCGCGAACGGATGACGGCCATGACCGATACGGATGACGGTTTTGAAGTGTCGAGAAGGGATCTGGAACTTCGCGGTCCGGGGGATTTCTTCGGAACGAAACAGAGCGGGCTGCCGGAATTCCGGCTGGCGGATATGACCGCCGATTTCGAGGTGCTTGAGCAGGCCCGTGACGATGTCGCTGAACTGCTTAGGGATGCTTCCTTCTGGACCTCAGCCGATTATGCTCCGCTGCGCGGCTATCTGCAGAAGGAGCAAATATTCCAGGGCGATATTATTGATTAA